In Vibrio hippocampi, the following are encoded in one genomic region:
- a CDS encoding organic hydroperoxide resistance protein has product MPTLYQTQATALAGRNGQVKTDDGLLSLDLAYPKEMGGTGDATNPEQLFAAGYAACFSNAILHVAREAKVALSQAPVTANIGIGPNDNGGFALTASLSVELDLPQQQALELTRVAHQVCPYSNAVRNNIDVQVTVNNESI; this is encoded by the coding sequence CTACTGCACTTGCGGGTCGAAATGGTCAGGTGAAGACCGACGATGGTCTGTTAAGTCTCGACCTCGCTTATCCGAAAGAAATGGGTGGCACGGGTGATGCAACAAACCCTGAGCAACTGTTTGCGGCAGGTTATGCTGCCTGTTTTTCTAACGCTATCTTGCATGTGGCTCGTGAAGCAAAAGTGGCGTTGAGCCAAGCGCCTGTCACAGCCAATATTGGAATTGGTCCTAATGACAATGGTGGTTTTGCGCTTACTGCTAGCCTAAGTGTTGAACTGGATTTACCACAACAGCAAGCACTCGAGCTCACTCGTGTTGCTCACCAAGTCTGCCCTTATTCTAATGCCGTTCGTAATAATATCGACGTGCAAGTCACCGTGAACAACGAATCGATTTAA